A single genomic interval of Homo sapiens chromosome 15, GRCh38.p14 Primary Assembly harbors:
- the GLCE gene encoding D-glucuronyl C5-epimerase isoform X1, with amino-acid sequence MTRNENYIRWKFASTKINEEPWKWYGLNMRCLAARVNYKTLIIICALFTLVTVLLWNKCSSDKAIQFPRRSSSGFRVDGFEKRAAASESNNYMNHVAKQQSEEAFPQEQQKAPPVVGGFNSNVGSKVLGLKYEEIDCLINDEHTIKGRREGNEVFLPFTWVEKYFDVYGKVVQYDGYDRFEFSHSYSKVYAQRAPYHPDGVFMSFEGYNVEVRDRVKCISGVEGVPLSTQWGPQGYFYPIQIAQYGLSHYSKNLTEKPPHIEVYETAEDRDKNKPNDWTVPKGCFMANVADKSRFTNVKQFIAPETSEGVSLQLGNTKDFIISFDLKFLTNGSVSVVLETTEKNQLFTIHYVSNAQLIAFKERDIYYGIGPRTSWSTVTRDLVTDLRKGVGLSNTKAVKPTKIMPKKVVRLIAKGKGFLDNITISTTAHMAAFFAASDWLVRNQDEKGGWPIMVTRKLGEGFKSLEPGWYSAMAQGQAISTLVRAYLLTKDHIFLNSALRATAPYKFLSEQHGVKAVFMNKHDWYEEYPTTPSSFVLNGFMYSLIGLYDLKETAGEKLGKEARSLYERGMESLKAMLPLYDTGSGTIYDLRHFMLGIAPNLARWDYHTTHINQLQLLSTIDESPVFKEFVKRWKSYLKGSRAKHN; translated from the exons GTATGGTCTGAATATGCGTTGCTTGGCAGCTCGGGTCAACTATAAGACTTTGATTATTATCTGCGCACTCTTCACTTTGGTCACAGTACTTTTGTGGAATAAGTGTTCCAGTGACAAAGCAATCCAGTTTCCACGGCGTTCGAGTAGTGGCTTCAGAGTGGATGGGTTTGAAAAAAGAGCAGCAGCATCTGAGAGTAACAACTATATGAACCACGTGGCCAAACAACAGTCTGAGGAAGCATTCCCTCAGGAACAGCAGAAAGCACCCCCTGTTGTTGGGGGCTTCAATAGCAATGTGGGAAGTAAGGTGTTAGGGCTCAAATATGAAGAAATTGACTGTCTCATAAATGATGAACACACAATTAAAGGGAGACGAGAGGGGAACGAAGTCTTTCTTCCATTCACTTGGGTTGAGAAATATTTTGATGTTTATGGAAAGGTGGTTCAGTATGATGGCTATGATCGGTTTGAATTCTCTCATAGCTATTCCAAAGTCTATGCACAGAGAGCCCCCTATCACCCCGATGGTGTGTTTATGTCTTTTGAAGGCTACAATGTGGAAGTCCGAGACAGAGTCAAGTGCATAAGTGGGGTTGAAG GTGTGCCATTATCTACACAATGGGGACCTCAAGGCTATTTCTATCCAATCCAGATTGCACAGTATGGATTAAGTCATTACAGCAAGAATCTAACTGAGAAACCTCCTCACATAGAGGTATATGAAACAGcagaagacagagacaaaaaCAAGCCTAATGACTGGACTGTGCCAAAGGGCTGCTTTATGGCGAATGTGGCTGATAAGTCTAGATTCACCAATGTCAAACAGTTTATTGCACCAG AAACCAGTGAAGGTGTATCCTTGCAACTGGGAAACacaaaagattttattatttcatttgaccTCAAGTTCTTGACAAATGGAAGTGTGTCCGTGGTTCTAGAGACCACAGAAAAGAATCAGCTCTTCACTATACATTATGTCTCAAATGCTCAGCTAATTGCTTTTAAAGAAAGAGATATATACTATGGCATTGGGCCCAGAACTTCATGGAGCACAGTTACCAGGGACCTGGTCACTGACCTCAGGAAAGGAGTGGGTCTTTCAAACACAAAAGCTGTCAAGCCAACCAAAATAATGCCCAAGAAGGTGGTTAGGTTGATTGCAAAAGGTAAGGGATTCCTCGACAACATTACCATCTCTACCACAGCCCACATGGCTGCATTTTTTGCTGCTAGTGATTGGCTAGTAAGGAACCAGGATGAGAAAGGTGGCTGGCCAATTATGGTGACCCGTAAGTTAGGGGAAGGGTTCAAGTCTTTAGAGCCAGGATGGTATTCTGCCATGGCCCAAGGGCAAGCCATTTCTACATTAGTCAGGGCCTATCTGTTAACAAAAGACCATATATTCCTCAATTCAGCTTTAAGGGCAACAGCCCCTTATAAGTTTCTATCTGAGCAGCATGGAGTTAAAGCTGTGTTTATGAATAAACATGACTGGTATGAAGAATATCCAACCACACCTagctcttttgttttaaatggctTTATGTATTCTTTAATTGGGCTGTATGACTTAAAAGAAACTGCAGGGGAAAAACTCGGAAAAGAAGCAAGGTCCTTGTATGAGCGTGGCATGGAATCTCTTAAAGCCATGCTGCCCTTGTATGACACTGGCTCAGGAACCATCTATGACCTCCGTCACTTCATGCTTGGCATCGCTCCTAACCTGGCTCGCTGGGACTATCATACCACCCACATCAATCAGTTGCAGCTACTCAGTACCATTGATGAGTCCCCAGTCTTCAAAGAATTTGTCAAGAGGTGGAAAAGCTACCTTAAAGGCAGCAGGGCAAAGCACAACTAG
- the GLCE gene encoding D-glucuronyl C5-epimerase isoform X2, whose product MRYGLNMRCLAARVNYKTLIIICALFTLVTVLLWNKCSSDKAIQFPRRSSSGFRVDGFEKRAAASESNNYMNHVAKQQSEEAFPQEQQKAPPVVGGFNSNVGSKVLGLKYEEIDCLINDEHTIKGRREGNEVFLPFTWVEKYFDVYGKVVQYDGYDRFEFSHSYSKVYAQRAPYHPDGVFMSFEGYNVEVRDRVKCISGVEGVPLSTQWGPQGYFYPIQIAQYGLSHYSKNLTEKPPHIEVYETAEDRDKNKPNDWTVPKGCFMANVADKSRFTNVKQFIAPETSEGVSLQLGNTKDFIISFDLKFLTNGSVSVVLETTEKNQLFTIHYVSNAQLIAFKERDIYYGIGPRTSWSTVTRDLVTDLRKGVGLSNTKAVKPTKIMPKKVVRLIAKGKGFLDNITISTTAHMAAFFAASDWLVRNQDEKGGWPIMVTRKLGEGFKSLEPGWYSAMAQGQAISTLVRAYLLTKDHIFLNSALRATAPYKFLSEQHGVKAVFMNKHDWYEEYPTTPSSFVLNGFMYSLIGLYDLKETAGEKLGKEARSLYERGMESLKAMLPLYDTGSGTIYDLRHFMLGIAPNLARWDYHTTHINQLQLLSTIDESPVFKEFVKRWKSYLKGSRAKHN is encoded by the exons GTATGGTCTGAATATGCGTTGCTTGGCAGCTCGGGTCAACTATAAGACTTTGATTATTATCTGCGCACTCTTCACTTTGGTCACAGTACTTTTGTGGAATAAGTGTTCCAGTGACAAAGCAATCCAGTTTCCACGGCGTTCGAGTAGTGGCTTCAGAGTGGATGGGTTTGAAAAAAGAGCAGCAGCATCTGAGAGTAACAACTATATGAACCACGTGGCCAAACAACAGTCTGAGGAAGCATTCCCTCAGGAACAGCAGAAAGCACCCCCTGTTGTTGGGGGCTTCAATAGCAATGTGGGAAGTAAGGTGTTAGGGCTCAAATATGAAGAAATTGACTGTCTCATAAATGATGAACACACAATTAAAGGGAGACGAGAGGGGAACGAAGTCTTTCTTCCATTCACTTGGGTTGAGAAATATTTTGATGTTTATGGAAAGGTGGTTCAGTATGATGGCTATGATCGGTTTGAATTCTCTCATAGCTATTCCAAAGTCTATGCACAGAGAGCCCCCTATCACCCCGATGGTGTGTTTATGTCTTTTGAAGGCTACAATGTGGAAGTCCGAGACAGAGTCAAGTGCATAAGTGGGGTTGAAG GTGTGCCATTATCTACACAATGGGGACCTCAAGGCTATTTCTATCCAATCCAGATTGCACAGTATGGATTAAGTCATTACAGCAAGAATCTAACTGAGAAACCTCCTCACATAGAGGTATATGAAACAGcagaagacagagacaaaaaCAAGCCTAATGACTGGACTGTGCCAAAGGGCTGCTTTATGGCGAATGTGGCTGATAAGTCTAGATTCACCAATGTCAAACAGTTTATTGCACCAG AAACCAGTGAAGGTGTATCCTTGCAACTGGGAAACacaaaagattttattatttcatttgaccTCAAGTTCTTGACAAATGGAAGTGTGTCCGTGGTTCTAGAGACCACAGAAAAGAATCAGCTCTTCACTATACATTATGTCTCAAATGCTCAGCTAATTGCTTTTAAAGAAAGAGATATATACTATGGCATTGGGCCCAGAACTTCATGGAGCACAGTTACCAGGGACCTGGTCACTGACCTCAGGAAAGGAGTGGGTCTTTCAAACACAAAAGCTGTCAAGCCAACCAAAATAATGCCCAAGAAGGTGGTTAGGTTGATTGCAAAAGGTAAGGGATTCCTCGACAACATTACCATCTCTACCACAGCCCACATGGCTGCATTTTTTGCTGCTAGTGATTGGCTAGTAAGGAACCAGGATGAGAAAGGTGGCTGGCCAATTATGGTGACCCGTAAGTTAGGGGAAGGGTTCAAGTCTTTAGAGCCAGGATGGTATTCTGCCATGGCCCAAGGGCAAGCCATTTCTACATTAGTCAGGGCCTATCTGTTAACAAAAGACCATATATTCCTCAATTCAGCTTTAAGGGCAACAGCCCCTTATAAGTTTCTATCTGAGCAGCATGGAGTTAAAGCTGTGTTTATGAATAAACATGACTGGTATGAAGAATATCCAACCACACCTagctcttttgttttaaatggctTTATGTATTCTTTAATTGGGCTGTATGACTTAAAAGAAACTGCAGGGGAAAAACTCGGAAAAGAAGCAAGGTCCTTGTATGAGCGTGGCATGGAATCTCTTAAAGCCATGCTGCCCTTGTATGACACTGGCTCAGGAACCATCTATGACCTCCGTCACTTCATGCTTGGCATCGCTCCTAACCTGGCTCGCTGGGACTATCATACCACCCACATCAATCAGTTGCAGCTACTCAGTACCATTGATGAGTCCCCAGTCTTCAAAGAATTTGTCAAGAGGTGGAAAAGCTACCTTAAAGGCAGCAGGGCAAAGCACAACTAG
- the GLCE gene encoding D-glucuronyl C5-epimerase isoform X3, producing MTRNENYIRWKFASTKINEEPWKWYGLNMRCLAARVNYKTLIIICALFTLVTVLLWNKCSSDKAIQFPRRSSSGFRVDGFEKRAAASESNNYMNHVAKQQSEEAFPQEQQKAPPVVGGFNSNVGSKVLGLKYEEIDCLINDEHTIKGRREGNEVFLPFTWVEKYFDVYGKVVQYDGYDRFEFSHSYSKVYAQRAPYHPDGVFMSFEGYNVEVRDRVKCISGVEGVPLSTQWGPQGYFYPIQIAQYGLSHYSKNLTEKPPHIEVYETAEDRDKNKPNDWTVPKGCFMANVADKSRFTNVKQFIAPV from the exons GTATGGTCTGAATATGCGTTGCTTGGCAGCTCGGGTCAACTATAAGACTTTGATTATTATCTGCGCACTCTTCACTTTGGTCACAGTACTTTTGTGGAATAAGTGTTCCAGTGACAAAGCAATCCAGTTTCCACGGCGTTCGAGTAGTGGCTTCAGAGTGGATGGGTTTGAAAAAAGAGCAGCAGCATCTGAGAGTAACAACTATATGAACCACGTGGCCAAACAACAGTCTGAGGAAGCATTCCCTCAGGAACAGCAGAAAGCACCCCCTGTTGTTGGGGGCTTCAATAGCAATGTGGGAAGTAAGGTGTTAGGGCTCAAATATGAAGAAATTGACTGTCTCATAAATGATGAACACACAATTAAAGGGAGACGAGAGGGGAACGAAGTCTTTCTTCCATTCACTTGGGTTGAGAAATATTTTGATGTTTATGGAAAGGTGGTTCAGTATGATGGCTATGATCGGTTTGAATTCTCTCATAGCTATTCCAAAGTCTATGCACAGAGAGCCCCCTATCACCCCGATGGTGTGTTTATGTCTTTTGAAGGCTACAATGTGGAAGTCCGAGACAGAGTCAAGTGCATAAGTGGGGTTGAAG GTGTGCCATTATCTACACAATGGGGACCTCAAGGCTATTTCTATCCAATCCAGATTGCACAGTATGGATTAAGTCATTACAGCAAGAATCTAACTGAGAAACCTCCTCACATAGAGGTATATGAAACAGcagaagacagagacaaaaaCAAGCCTAATGACTGGACTGTGCCAAAGGGCTGCTTTATGGCGAATGTGGCTGATAAGTCTAGATTCACCAATGTCAAACAGTTTATTGCACCAG TCTGA
- the GLCE gene encoding D-glucuronyl C5-epimerase isoform X4 — MRYGLNMRCLAARVNYKTLIIICALFTLVTVLLWNKCSSDKAIQFPRRSSSGFRVDGFEKRAAASESNNYMNHVAKQQSEEAFPQEQQKAPPVVGGFNSNVGSKVLGLKYEEIDCLINDEHTIKGRREGNEVFLPFTWVEKYFDVYGKVVQYDGYDRFEFSHSYSKVYAQRAPYHPDGVFMSFEGYNVEVRDRVKCISGVEGVPLSTQWGPQGYFYPIQIAQYGLSHYSKNLTEKPPHIEVYETAEDRDKNKPNDWTVPKGCFMANVADKSRFTNVKQFIAPV, encoded by the exons GTATGGTCTGAATATGCGTTGCTTGGCAGCTCGGGTCAACTATAAGACTTTGATTATTATCTGCGCACTCTTCACTTTGGTCACAGTACTTTTGTGGAATAAGTGTTCCAGTGACAAAGCAATCCAGTTTCCACGGCGTTCGAGTAGTGGCTTCAGAGTGGATGGGTTTGAAAAAAGAGCAGCAGCATCTGAGAGTAACAACTATATGAACCACGTGGCCAAACAACAGTCTGAGGAAGCATTCCCTCAGGAACAGCAGAAAGCACCCCCTGTTGTTGGGGGCTTCAATAGCAATGTGGGAAGTAAGGTGTTAGGGCTCAAATATGAAGAAATTGACTGTCTCATAAATGATGAACACACAATTAAAGGGAGACGAGAGGGGAACGAAGTCTTTCTTCCATTCACTTGGGTTGAGAAATATTTTGATGTTTATGGAAAGGTGGTTCAGTATGATGGCTATGATCGGTTTGAATTCTCTCATAGCTATTCCAAAGTCTATGCACAGAGAGCCCCCTATCACCCCGATGGTGTGTTTATGTCTTTTGAAGGCTACAATGTGGAAGTCCGAGACAGAGTCAAGTGCATAAGTGGGGTTGAAG GTGTGCCATTATCTACACAATGGGGACCTCAAGGCTATTTCTATCCAATCCAGATTGCACAGTATGGATTAAGTCATTACAGCAAGAATCTAACTGAGAAACCTCCTCACATAGAGGTATATGAAACAGcagaagacagagacaaaaaCAAGCCTAATGACTGGACTGTGCCAAAGGGCTGCTTTATGGCGAATGTGGCTGATAAGTCTAGATTCACCAATGTCAAACAGTTTATTGCACCAG TCTGA
- the GLCE gene encoding D-glucuronyl C5-epimerase isoform 1 (isoform 1 is encoded by transcript variant 5) has product MRCLAARVNYKTLIIICALFTLVTVLLWNKCSSDKAIQFPRRSSSGFRVDGFEKRAAASESNNYMNHVAKQQSEEAFPQEQQKAPPVVGGFNSNVGSKVLGLKYEEIDCLINDEHTIKGRREGNEVFLPFTWVEKYFDVYGKVVQYDGYDRFEFSHSYSKVYAQRAPYHPDGVFMSFEGYNVEVRDRVKCISGVEGVPLSTQWGPQGYFYPIQIAQYGLSHYSKNLTEKPPHIEVYETAEDRDKNKPNDWTVPKGCFMANVADKSRFTNVKQFIAPETSEGVSLQLGNTKDFIISFDLKFLTNGSVSVVLETTEKNQLFTIHYVSNAQLIAFKERDIYYGIGPRTSWSTVTRDLVTDLRKGVGLSNTKAVKPTKIMPKKVVRLIAKGKGFLDNITISTTAHMAAFFAASDWLVRNQDEKGGWPIMVTRKLGEGFKSLEPGWYSAMAQGQAISTLVRAYLLTKDHIFLNSALRATAPYKFLSEQHGVKAVFMNKHDWYEEYPTTPSSFVLNGFMYSLIGLYDLKETAGEKLGKEARSLYERGMESLKAMLPLYDTGSGTIYDLRHFMLGIAPNLARWDYHTTHINQLQLLSTIDESPVFKEFVKRWKSYLKGSRAKHN; this is encoded by the exons ATGCGTTGCTTGGCAGCTCGGGTCAACTATAAGACTTTGATTATTATCTGCGCACTCTTCACTTTGGTCACAGTACTTTTGTGGAATAAGTGTTCCAGTGACAAAGCAATCCAGTTTCCACGGCGTTCGAGTAGTGGCTTCAGAGTGGATGGGTTTGAAAAAAGAGCAGCAGCATCTGAGAGTAACAACTATATGAACCACGTGGCCAAACAACAGTCTGAGGAAGCATTCCCTCAGGAACAGCAGAAAGCACCCCCTGTTGTTGGGGGCTTCAATAGCAATGTGGGAAGTAAGGTGTTAGGGCTCAAATATGAAGAAATTGACTGTCTCATAAATGATGAACACACAATTAAAGGGAGACGAGAGGGGAACGAAGTCTTTCTTCCATTCACTTGGGTTGAGAAATATTTTGATGTTTATGGAAAGGTGGTTCAGTATGATGGCTATGATCGGTTTGAATTCTCTCATAGCTATTCCAAAGTCTATGCACAGAGAGCCCCCTATCACCCCGATGGTGTGTTTATGTCTTTTGAAGGCTACAATGTGGAAGTCCGAGACAGAGTCAAGTGCATAAGTGGGGTTGAAG GTGTGCCATTATCTACACAATGGGGACCTCAAGGCTATTTCTATCCAATCCAGATTGCACAGTATGGATTAAGTCATTACAGCAAGAATCTAACTGAGAAACCTCCTCACATAGAGGTATATGAAACAGcagaagacagagacaaaaaCAAGCCTAATGACTGGACTGTGCCAAAGGGCTGCTTTATGGCGAATGTGGCTGATAAGTCTAGATTCACCAATGTCAAACAGTTTATTGCACCAG AAACCAGTGAAGGTGTATCCTTGCAACTGGGAAACacaaaagattttattatttcatttgaccTCAAGTTCTTGACAAATGGAAGTGTGTCCGTGGTTCTAGAGACCACAGAAAAGAATCAGCTCTTCACTATACATTATGTCTCAAATGCTCAGCTAATTGCTTTTAAAGAAAGAGATATATACTATGGCATTGGGCCCAGAACTTCATGGAGCACAGTTACCAGGGACCTGGTCACTGACCTCAGGAAAGGAGTGGGTCTTTCAAACACAAAAGCTGTCAAGCCAACCAAAATAATGCCCAAGAAGGTGGTTAGGTTGATTGCAAAAGGTAAGGGATTCCTCGACAACATTACCATCTCTACCACAGCCCACATGGCTGCATTTTTTGCTGCTAGTGATTGGCTAGTAAGGAACCAGGATGAGAAAGGTGGCTGGCCAATTATGGTGACCCGTAAGTTAGGGGAAGGGTTCAAGTCTTTAGAGCCAGGATGGTATTCTGCCATGGCCCAAGGGCAAGCCATTTCTACATTAGTCAGGGCCTATCTGTTAACAAAAGACCATATATTCCTCAATTCAGCTTTAAGGGCAACAGCCCCTTATAAGTTTCTATCTGAGCAGCATGGAGTTAAAGCTGTGTTTATGAATAAACATGACTGGTATGAAGAATATCCAACCACACCTagctcttttgttttaaatggctTTATGTATTCTTTAATTGGGCTGTATGACTTAAAAGAAACTGCAGGGGAAAAACTCGGAAAAGAAGCAAGGTCCTTGTATGAGCGTGGCATGGAATCTCTTAAAGCCATGCTGCCCTTGTATGACACTGGCTCAGGAACCATCTATGACCTCCGTCACTTCATGCTTGGCATCGCTCCTAACCTGGCTCGCTGGGACTATCATACCACCCACATCAATCAGTTGCAGCTACTCAGTACCATTGATGAGTCCCCAGTCTTCAAAGAATTTGTCAAGAGGTGGAAAAGCTACCTTAAAGGCAGCAGGGCAAAGCACAACTAG
- the GLCE gene encoding D-glucuronyl C5-epimerase isoform 2 (isoform 2 is encoded by transcript variant 2): protein MRCLAARVNYKTLIIICALFTLVTVLLWNKCSSDKAIQFPRRSSSGFRVDGFEKRAAASESNNYMNHVAKQQSEEAFPQEQQKAPPVVGGFNSNVGSKVLGLKYEEIDCLINDEHTIKGRREGNEVFLPFTWVEKYFDVYGKVVQYDGYDRFEFSHSYSKVYAQRAPYHPDGVFMSFEGYNVEVRDRVKCISGVEGVPLSTQWGPQGYFYPIQIAQYGLSHYSKNLTEKPPHIEVYETAEDRDKNKPNDWTVPKGCFMANVADKSRFTNVKQFIAPV from the exons ATGCGTTGCTTGGCAGCTCGGGTCAACTATAAGACTTTGATTATTATCTGCGCACTCTTCACTTTGGTCACAGTACTTTTGTGGAATAAGTGTTCCAGTGACAAAGCAATCCAGTTTCCACGGCGTTCGAGTAGTGGCTTCAGAGTGGATGGGTTTGAAAAAAGAGCAGCAGCATCTGAGAGTAACAACTATATGAACCACGTGGCCAAACAACAGTCTGAGGAAGCATTCCCTCAGGAACAGCAGAAAGCACCCCCTGTTGTTGGGGGCTTCAATAGCAATGTGGGAAGTAAGGTGTTAGGGCTCAAATATGAAGAAATTGACTGTCTCATAAATGATGAACACACAATTAAAGGGAGACGAGAGGGGAACGAAGTCTTTCTTCCATTCACTTGGGTTGAGAAATATTTTGATGTTTATGGAAAGGTGGTTCAGTATGATGGCTATGATCGGTTTGAATTCTCTCATAGCTATTCCAAAGTCTATGCACAGAGAGCCCCCTATCACCCCGATGGTGTGTTTATGTCTTTTGAAGGCTACAATGTGGAAGTCCGAGACAGAGTCAAGTGCATAAGTGGGGTTGAAG GTGTGCCATTATCTACACAATGGGGACCTCAAGGCTATTTCTATCCAATCCAGATTGCACAGTATGGATTAAGTCATTACAGCAAGAATCTAACTGAGAAACCTCCTCACATAGAGGTATATGAAACAGcagaagacagagacaaaaaCAAGCCTAATGACTGGACTGTGCCAAAGGGCTGCTTTATGGCGAATGTGGCTGATAAGTCTAGATTCACCAATGTCAAACAGTTTATTGCACCAG TCTGA
- the GLCE gene encoding D-glucuronyl C5-epimerase isoform 3 (isoform 3 is encoded by transcript variant 3), giving the protein MANVADKSRFTNVKQFIAPETSEGVSLQLGNTKDFIISFDLKFLTNGSVSVVLETTEKNQLFTIHYVSNAQLIAFKERDIYYGIGPRTSWSTVTRDLVTDLRKGVGLSNTKAVKPTKIMPKKVVRLIAKGKGFLDNITISTTAHMAAFFAASDWLVRNQDEKGGWPIMVTRKLGEGFKSLEPGWYSAMAQGQAISTLVRAYLLTKDHIFLNSALRATAPYKFLSEQHGVKAVFMNKHDWYEEYPTTPSSFVLNGFMYSLIGLYDLKETAGEKLGKEARSLYERGMESLKAMLPLYDTGSGTIYDLRHFMLGIAPNLARWDYHTTHINQLQLLSTIDESPVFKEFVKRWKSYLKGSRAKHN; this is encoded by the exons ATGGCGAATGTGGCTGATAAGTCTAGATTCACCAATGTCAAACAGTTTATTGCACCAG AAACCAGTGAAGGTGTATCCTTGCAACTGGGAAACacaaaagattttattatttcatttgaccTCAAGTTCTTGACAAATGGAAGTGTGTCCGTGGTTCTAGAGACCACAGAAAAGAATCAGCTCTTCACTATACATTATGTCTCAAATGCTCAGCTAATTGCTTTTAAAGAAAGAGATATATACTATGGCATTGGGCCCAGAACTTCATGGAGCACAGTTACCAGGGACCTGGTCACTGACCTCAGGAAAGGAGTGGGTCTTTCAAACACAAAAGCTGTCAAGCCAACCAAAATAATGCCCAAGAAGGTGGTTAGGTTGATTGCAAAAGGTAAGGGATTCCTCGACAACATTACCATCTCTACCACAGCCCACATGGCTGCATTTTTTGCTGCTAGTGATTGGCTAGTAAGGAACCAGGATGAGAAAGGTGGCTGGCCAATTATGGTGACCCGTAAGTTAGGGGAAGGGTTCAAGTCTTTAGAGCCAGGATGGTATTCTGCCATGGCCCAAGGGCAAGCCATTTCTACATTAGTCAGGGCCTATCTGTTAACAAAAGACCATATATTCCTCAATTCAGCTTTAAGGGCAACAGCCCCTTATAAGTTTCTATCTGAGCAGCATGGAGTTAAAGCTGTGTTTATGAATAAACATGACTGGTATGAAGAATATCCAACCACACCTagctcttttgttttaaatggctTTATGTATTCTTTAATTGGGCTGTATGACTTAAAAGAAACTGCAGGGGAAAAACTCGGAAAAGAAGCAAGGTCCTTGTATGAGCGTGGCATGGAATCTCTTAAAGCCATGCTGCCCTTGTATGACACTGGCTCAGGAACCATCTATGACCTCCGTCACTTCATGCTTGGCATCGCTCCTAACCTGGCTCGCTGGGACTATCATACCACCCACATCAATCAGTTGCAGCTACTCAGTACCATTGATGAGTCCCCAGTCTTCAAAGAATTTGTCAAGAGGTGGAAAAGCTACCTTAAAGGCAGCAGGGCAAAGCACAACTAG